In a genomic window of bacterium:
- the gcvT gene encoding glycine cleavage system aminomethyltransferase GcvT, translating into MLKLTPFHDRHLAAGGKMVDFAGYDLPVQFHGIIPEHIRVRTTVGVFDVSHMGRIEVRGKDALAFVNRVTTNDASKLAVYQAQYSVLCYPDGGIVDDLVVYRLPDCYFLVVNGANNEKDTAWLREHLSGDVRMDNITDTQAQLAIQGPKAEAVMQKICSIPLSPIGFYWAAHCEVAGVKALVSRTGYTGEDGFEAYFPAASALEVWDSIFEAGKEFAIEPIGLGARDTLRMEMKMALYGNDIDKTTNPIEAGLSWVVALDKPEGFVGSDVLKRIEEEKPARRLVCLEMQDRSIARPHYNITAQGQTVGSVTSGTLSPSLNKGIALGYVKRQLTKAGTEVQIDIRGRNAAALIVKPPFYKQGSRKPN; encoded by the coding sequence ATGCTCAAATTGACACCGTTCCATGACCGGCATCTGGCGGCAGGCGGCAAGATGGTCGACTTTGCCGGGTATGACCTGCCGGTCCAGTTCCACGGAATCATACCAGAGCACATCCGGGTGCGCACGACTGTCGGTGTGTTCGACGTTTCCCACATGGGCCGGATAGAAGTCCGCGGCAAGGACGCGCTCGCCTTCGTCAACCGGGTGACGACGAACGACGCGAGCAAGCTGGCGGTCTACCAGGCTCAATACTCGGTCCTCTGTTATCCGGACGGAGGCATCGTCGACGACCTGGTGGTTTACCGGTTGCCGGATTGCTACTTTCTAGTCGTGAACGGCGCGAACAACGAGAAGGACACTGCCTGGCTGCGTGAGCATCTGTCGGGCGATGTCCGGATGGACAACATAACCGACACCCAGGCCCAACTGGCCATCCAGGGCCCTAAGGCCGAGGCGGTCATGCAGAAGATATGTTCCATCCCGCTCTCACCCATCGGGTTCTACTGGGCCGCACACTGCGAGGTCGCAGGTGTGAAGGCGCTCGTTTCCCGGACCGGCTACACGGGCGAGGACGGATTCGAGGCGTACTTCCCGGCCGCGAGCGCGCTGGAGGTTTGGGACTCGATATTCGAGGCCGGCAAGGAGTTCGCCATCGAACCCATCGGGCTCGGCGCCCGCGATACGCTCCGGATGGAGATGAAGATGGCCTTGTACGGCAACGATATCGACAAGACCACGAACCCGATTGAGGCAGGTTTGAGCTGGGTCGTAGCCTTGGACAAGCCGGAGGGCTTTGTCGGCTCCGATGTGCTCAAGAGAATAGAAGAGGAGAAACCGGCACGCAGGCTGGTCTGCCTGGAAATGCAGGACCGCTCGATTGCCCGGCCGCACTACAACATCACGGCCCAGGGACAGACGGTCGGCTCCGTAACCAGCGGCACCCTCTCGCCTTCGCTGAACAAGGGCATCGCTCTGGGCTATGTGAAGCGCCAGTTGACCAAGGCAGGGACCGAAGTTCAGATTGACATCCGCGGCCGCAACGCCGCCGCGCTCATCGTAAAGCCGCCGTTCTACAAGCAGGGCTCCCGGAAACCGAACTAA